A single Desulfatibacillum aliphaticivorans DSM 15576 DNA region contains:
- a CDS encoding electron transfer flavoprotein subunit beta/FixA family protein has protein sequence MGIHIIVCIKSVVLDAPGGKIVRTPDTTALNPFDLPALETALALSDELGGTVTALSMGPEISGLSLYSALSMGVDRGVLLCDKALAGADTLATSNALCAGLKLLEPYDLVLFGTRTADSDTGQVGPQTAVGAGLPLVAQARDILVKGKSLEVSAECDGFRQRFEVETPCALTVAPEAAKARNASLGGIEEAFSGEIEVWSLEKLGLTPDQVGDAGSPTKIKDMTPAAKGKQCAFLTGSIEEQADKLLEKLVNAGLIQ, from the coding sequence ATGGGAATTCATATTATAGTCTGCATAAAATCCGTGGTGCTGGACGCCCCCGGAGGCAAGATCGTGCGCACTCCGGATACAACCGCCCTCAACCCCTTTGATTTGCCGGCCCTGGAAACGGCCCTGGCCCTCAGTGACGAGTTGGGGGGAACGGTGACCGCCCTGTCCATGGGACCGGAAATTTCGGGCCTCAGCTTGTATTCCGCCTTGTCCATGGGCGTGGACCGGGGCGTTTTGCTGTGCGATAAAGCCCTTGCCGGGGCCGATACCCTGGCTACTTCCAACGCCCTGTGCGCCGGACTCAAACTCCTGGAGCCCTATGATCTGGTTTTGTTCGGAACCCGTACGGCCGACTCGGACACCGGTCAGGTAGGCCCCCAGACCGCCGTGGGCGCCGGGCTTCCCCTGGTGGCTCAGGCGCGGGATATTCTGGTTAAAGGCAAGTCGTTGGAAGTCTCTGCTGAATGCGACGGATTCCGCCAGCGTTTTGAAGTGGAGACGCCGTGCGCCCTGACAGTGGCGCCCGAGGCCGCCAAGGCCCGCAACGCCAGTCTGGGCGGCATTGAGGAGGCTTTTTCCGGGGAAATCGAGGTTTGGAGCCTGGAAAAACTGGGCCTGACGCCGGATCAGGTGGGGGATGCGGGATCGCCCACCAAAATCAAGGATATGACCCCGGCCGCCAAGGGCAAACAGTGCGCTTTTTTAACCGGATCCATAGAGGAGCAGGCGGACAAGCTCCTGGAGAAGCTGGTTAACGCAGGTCTTATTCAATAG
- a CDS encoding FAD-binding protein encodes MSNHDIWVFGDLRNDRFFEYSLNVLGKAKELSGQTGGKTAMVLVPGKNQECLLWEEAADRCSRCGADYVYVLQHKDLDAPRADAMALMICRAVSDKQPGLVFFPMTQLGRELAARTSRMQDAGLIADCVDMAMEDGLMVATCPSWGGRIMARITFAEGTTLGFATVAPHGFSPSDQPGDPGTAEELDYSQLALPKGLKLLSYEPEEAGVKRLEEAETVVVGGAGMGSADGFGLVRELAAALGGQVGATRPPVLSHWVEEERLIGQTGKTVRPRLLVSAATSGAVQYTAGIAESGLIVAINRDAKAPIFEIANIGVEADAKAFLPVFTAKAKKAVMRKLADDLACTVVDVSDSSFGATIKKLREGHDWTREALAQATGQTPEFIASVESDELSPSVSFLLRLARALGIDPGTFLRDEEKSAIRDQRAKAYAKRTQSYSYEVLTPDAENEHLRAFMITIESRKDHKPVEYKHEGEEFVFVLDGDLELTLDSRPHVLKPGESKRFNSEIPHKLKSLSDMETRCLVVLYTP; translated from the coding sequence ATGAGCAATCACGATATCTGGGTTTTCGGAGATCTGAGAAACGATAGGTTTTTTGAATATTCCCTTAATGTGCTGGGCAAGGCCAAAGAGCTTTCCGGGCAAACGGGCGGCAAGACGGCCATGGTGCTGGTCCCCGGAAAAAACCAGGAATGCCTGCTTTGGGAAGAGGCGGCCGACCGTTGCTCCCGTTGCGGGGCGGACTATGTGTACGTTTTGCAGCATAAGGATTTGGACGCTCCCCGCGCCGACGCCATGGCCCTTATGATCTGCCGTGCCGTGTCGGACAAGCAGCCCGGGCTTGTGTTTTTTCCCATGACCCAACTGGGCCGCGAGCTGGCTGCCCGGACGTCCAGGATGCAGGACGCCGGCCTCATCGCCGATTGTGTGGACATGGCCATGGAAGACGGCCTCATGGTTGCGACCTGTCCATCCTGGGGCGGCCGGATTATGGCCAGGATCACCTTTGCCGAAGGGACGACGTTGGGATTCGCCACCGTGGCGCCTCACGGCTTTTCCCCCAGCGATCAGCCGGGCGATCCGGGAACCGCAGAGGAGCTGGACTACTCTCAACTCGCCCTGCCCAAAGGCCTTAAGCTCCTTTCCTACGAGCCCGAGGAAGCCGGAGTAAAAAGGCTGGAAGAAGCCGAGACCGTCGTGGTGGGCGGCGCAGGCATGGGCAGCGCGGACGGATTCGGCCTGGTTAGGGAGCTTGCCGCCGCTTTGGGCGGCCAGGTGGGCGCCACAAGGCCTCCCGTCCTGTCCCACTGGGTGGAGGAGGAACGCTTGATCGGCCAGACGGGAAAAACCGTCCGGCCCAGGCTGCTTGTTTCCGCCGCAACCTCCGGCGCCGTGCAATATACGGCGGGAATCGCCGAGTCCGGCCTGATTGTGGCCATTAACAGGGACGCCAAAGCCCCTATTTTCGAGATCGCTAATATTGGCGTGGAAGCCGACGCCAAGGCCTTTTTGCCCGTCTTTACGGCCAAGGCCAAAAAAGCCGTGATGCGCAAGCTGGCCGATGATCTGGCCTGCACGGTTGTGGACGTCTCGGACTCCAGTTTCGGCGCAACCATTAAAAAACTGCGCGAGGGCCACGACTGGACCCGGGAAGCTCTGGCCCAGGCCACCGGACAAACTCCCGAGTTTATCGCCTCGGTGGAATCGGACGAATTGTCGCCTTCCGTCAGCTTTCTGCTTCGTTTAGCCCGCGCCTTGGGCATTGATCCGGGTACGTTTTTGCGGGACGAGGAAAAAAGCGCCATCCGGGATCAGCGCGCCAAGGCTTACGCCAAAAGAACCCAGAGCTATTCTTATGAGGTTTTGACTCCGGATGCGGAAAACGAGCACCTGCGGGCCTTTATGATCACCATCGAATCGCGCAAGGATCATAAGCCTGTGGAGTACAAGCACGAAGGCGAGGAATTCGTCTTTGTTCTGGACGGGGATCTTGAGTTGACTCTGGACAGCAGGCCCCATGTGCTCAAGCCCGGGGAGTCCAAACGGTTCAATTCGGAAATTCCGCACAAATTAAAGAGCCTGTCGGACATGGAAACCCGTTGCCTGGTGGTTTTGTACACTCCCTGA
- a CDS encoding PAS domain S-box protein, which translates to MKHRETEEQLSARIKELEAEIARYEIANKGLAAVEKHYRTLVEKTTDVSWKCDLELRMAYVSPSLANFTGFTPGEAIALLPKDMFTGRSLNVVTENFGTLLKYSRSERPAGRESVSFEAEVKCKDGSFKWAEVTGAVLRDKTGKALGLHGMYRDITHRKNSEQALEEKDQSLSVQTRKLEEINEKLKKASLIAGNAVPMLQQYLRLTLESMALPYLDRLLDACQDVEQTALVSVLRSNMAALLSHVSGHIQDPMPELTSKELEVAWLVRNGETSQAIAEAMNISKRSVDFYRGKLRKKFGLEGPGESLMDRLAYAALPTRPPSGLPD; encoded by the coding sequence ATGAAGCATCGTGAGACGGAAGAACAATTAAGCGCCCGCATCAAAGAGCTTGAAGCGGAAATTGCAAGGTATGAAATCGCCAACAAGGGGCTGGCCGCCGTTGAAAAGCACTATCGGACCCTGGTGGAGAAGACCACGGACGTCTCCTGGAAGTGCGACCTTGAACTGCGCATGGCCTACGTCAGCCCCTCCCTTGCCAATTTTACCGGCTTTACCCCCGGGGAAGCCATCGCCCTTTTGCCCAAAGACATGTTTACCGGGCGGTCTCTGAACGTCGTCACCGAGAATTTCGGGACGCTCCTGAAATACTCCCGGTCGGAAAGACCGGCGGGCCGGGAATCCGTCAGTTTTGAAGCGGAAGTCAAGTGCAAGGACGGGTCTTTTAAATGGGCGGAAGTGACAGGCGCCGTGCTGAGAGACAAAACAGGCAAGGCCTTGGGCCTTCATGGAATGTATCGCGACATCACCCACCGGAAAAATTCCGAGCAAGCCCTTGAGGAAAAAGATCAATCATTATCCGTTCAGACCCGCAAACTGGAAGAGATCAATGAAAAGCTGAAAAAGGCCTCCCTCATAGCCGGAAACGCCGTGCCAATGCTGCAGCAATATCTTCGCCTGACCTTGGAAAGCATGGCCCTGCCCTATCTGGACCGGCTGCTTGATGCGTGCCAGGACGTGGAGCAGACGGCCTTGGTCAGCGTGCTCAGGTCCAACATGGCCGCCCTGCTTTCCCATGTTTCGGGCCACATCCAGGACCCCATGCCCGAACTAACGAGCAAGGAACTGGAAGTCGCTTGGCTTGTCCGCAATGGAGAAACCAGCCAGGCCATAGCGGAAGCCATGAATATTTCCAAACGCTCCGTGGATTTTTATCGCGGCAAGCTTAGGAAAAAATTCGGGTTGGAGGGCCCGGGGGAAAGTCTGATGGACCGCCTGGCCTACGCCGCATTGCCCACGCGGCCGCCTTCCGGCCTTCCCGATTAA
- a CDS encoding PAS domain S-box protein, with protein MPLEPSRRKLEERVLALENKLLEQKALNEKLRTAQEEYRLLVENSTDVIWSADRNLRFSYFSPSVYQLRGYTPEEAVAMGPEDTFTPSSLKLVKEEIHRRDAGGKERFRHFCLELECLCKDGAAKWVECAGTINLDKDGKPESIHGIARDITQHKNNVKIMQAADKALAAKVLELEETNKAIAMLTEEAEANAKEYKTKMARLISRLSRPYIESFQKTALNKNQKICMDFVASCLSDFEDYMPGRNDGLAESLNAKESEIARLVSIGCTSRDISQLLDIPKRSVDFYRAKIRKKLGFVPPGKNLTQYLTSLYG; from the coding sequence ATGCCTTTGGAACCTAGCCGCAGAAAACTGGAAGAGCGGGTTCTGGCCTTGGAAAACAAGTTGCTGGAACAAAAAGCATTGAACGAAAAGCTGAGGACTGCCCAGGAAGAGTATCGCCTTTTGGTGGAAAATTCCACGGACGTCATATGGTCTGCGGACAGGAATCTGCGCTTTAGCTATTTTAGCCCATCGGTTTATCAGTTGCGGGGATACACGCCGGAGGAAGCCGTGGCCATGGGGCCGGAGGACACCTTTACGCCAAGTTCCCTTAAGCTGGTCAAAGAGGAAATCCACAGGCGCGATGCAGGTGGCAAAGAACGGTTCAGGCATTTTTGCCTGGAGTTGGAATGCCTGTGCAAGGACGGGGCCGCCAAATGGGTGGAGTGCGCAGGGACAATTAATTTGGACAAAGACGGAAAGCCTGAAAGCATTCACGGCATAGCCCGAGACATCACTCAGCACAAAAACAATGTAAAAATTATGCAGGCGGCGGACAAGGCCTTAGCCGCCAAGGTCCTTGAACTGGAAGAAACCAACAAGGCCATCGCCATGCTTACCGAGGAGGCCGAAGCCAACGCCAAAGAATACAAGACGAAAATGGCGCGGCTTATCAGCCGTCTTTCGAGACCGTATATAGAGAGTTTTCAGAAGACTGCATTGAACAAAAACCAGAAAATCTGCATGGATTTTGTTGCGTCATGCTTGTCGGACTTTGAAGATTACATGCCCGGCCGGAACGACGGTCTGGCCGAGTCGCTCAATGCCAAAGAGTCCGAAATTGCCCGTTTGGTCAGCATTGGATGCACAAGCCGGGACATTTCCCAACTTTTAGACATCCCAAAACGATCCGTGGATTTTTATCGAGCTAAAATCAGAAAAAAATTGGGGTTCGTCCCTCCGGGGAAAAACCTGACGCAATACTTAACATCGCTGTACGGATAA
- a CDS encoding TetR/AcrR family transcriptional regulator, giving the protein MTAKTNKPMGKAAVMEAILEASTALFAEKGIAAVSWRDIAAKANVNPGLIHRHFRTKENIRLQVQDRLMEEINKDIGEPGDPEEALVNGVLALRKNDAFWKVMARTLLDGKFEGDVQTSFPFLRKMVDSLNKAQDAGTIESRVDPTMLVAGGTAMALGLLLFEKYILPATGLDAAPPEETQDAILNAFLEALLK; this is encoded by the coding sequence ATGACCGCAAAAACAAACAAGCCCATGGGCAAGGCCGCAGTGATGGAAGCCATCCTGGAGGCTTCCACCGCTCTCTTCGCCGAAAAAGGCATTGCAGCCGTTTCCTGGCGGGATATCGCGGCCAAGGCGAATGTGAATCCCGGCCTGATTCACAGGCATTTCAGGACCAAGGAAAACATTCGCCTGCAGGTTCAGGACCGGCTTATGGAAGAGATCAATAAAGACATCGGCGAGCCGGGCGATCCCGAAGAGGCCCTGGTAAACGGCGTTTTGGCGCTCAGAAAAAACGACGCCTTTTGGAAAGTCATGGCCCGCACCCTTCTGGACGGGAAATTTGAAGGCGATGTGCAGACTTCTTTTCCTTTTTTGCGGAAAATGGTGGACTCTCTGAACAAAGCGCAGGACGCCGGGACCATTGAATCCAGGGTCGATCCCACCATGCTTGTGGCAGGCGGGACCGCCATGGCGCTTGGCTTGCTTCTTTTTGAAAAATACATCCTGCCGGCCACAGGCCTGGATGCGGCCCCTCCCGAAGAAACCCAGGATGCGATTTTAAACGCCTTCCTGGAAGCCCTTCTCAAGTAA
- a CDS encoding acetoacetate decarboxylase family protein encodes MRELHDDRHYLTRLREMIVKMQKSGNMWDGARFITAEVPLDPKNVREILPLGMKPADPESGMLFIVDYPKTSFDVAYKEAALLVNVKTPLGKGVHCCWMVVDDETALIYGRESLGYPKKMADFEFQEDGDAVFGSITRRGVTALTLEGVKGEAQENPAPLFAKKTFNVGGPGQMLGINPVWLFKPQEVIRESYDLDVTVTVEWSEYDPLAALIAGPASSGRFVVMDIPGSDYMFPVGFAGLKFFINTHALRFR; translated from the coding sequence ATGCGGGAGCTTCACGACGACAGGCATTATCTCACGCGGCTTCGGGAGATGATCGTCAAGATGCAAAAATCCGGAAACATGTGGGACGGCGCCCGGTTCATCACGGCCGAGGTTCCTTTGGATCCGAAAAACGTCCGGGAAATCCTGCCCCTGGGCATGAAGCCTGCGGACCCGGAGTCCGGCATGTTGTTTATCGTGGACTACCCCAAGACTTCCTTTGACGTGGCCTACAAGGAGGCGGCCCTGCTGGTGAACGTAAAAACCCCGCTGGGCAAGGGCGTGCATTGCTGCTGGATGGTGGTGGACGACGAGACCGCCCTGATTTACGGCCGCGAGAGCCTGGGGTATCCCAAAAAGATGGCCGACTTTGAGTTCCAGGAGGACGGGGACGCGGTTTTCGGCTCCATCACCCGCCGGGGCGTGACCGCCCTGACCCTGGAAGGCGTCAAGGGTGAAGCCCAGGAGAATCCCGCGCCGTTATTCGCCAAAAAGACCTTTAACGTGGGCGGCCCGGGGCAGATGCTGGGCATCAACCCCGTTTGGCTGTTCAAGCCCCAGGAAGTCATTCGTGAATCCTACGACCTGGACGTGACCGTGACGGTGGAGTGGTCCGAGTACGACCCCCTGGCGGCCCTGATTGCCGGACCTGCATCCTCCGGCCGGTTTGTGGTCATGGACATCCCCGGCTCGGACTACATGTTCCCCGTGGGTTTCGCCGGCCTCAAATTTTTCATCAACACCCACGCCCTGCGGTTTAGGTAG